The genomic DNA GAACTCTTTGTGATATTTGGAATCCGAGATATGAAATTGAATACGAAATGAAATTAGAAGCTTTAAAAGAGTACATGAGAGATCCTATGAGAGACCCAAGTAAATTAAGAGATTATATGACAAAACTACATGTAGAAAAAGAAATGAAATATCATATGCAGAGTTTGTATTGATGGAGAGAAAATATGACCCCTACACAATTTACAGCAAAAACAAGAAATCTTGCAAAAAGTATAGGATTAAATGCACAGTTAGTTCAAAGGCATTTTATGATGGATCGCTTAGTTGAACAAATCTCTGAATCGAAGTATAAAAATGACTTTATTTTGAAAGGTGGTTTTCTATTAGGTTCAAAATATGGAATTGATAGAAGAACAACAATTGATATTGATACGACATTTAGAAATAGTAAATTAACTAAAGAAAAATTGGAGAACATCTTTAAAGAATTAACTAGTAAACCTACGAAAGAGGGAATTGTTTTCTCTGTTCAAGAGATTAAAGAGACAAGGGAAATTGATTTTTATCCTGGGTTTCAAATTAAATTGATTGCTCATTTAGAAAAAATACGTGTCCCATTTAAATTGGATGTAACAACAGGAGATTCTATTTATCCTGAAGTAGATATACATCATCATCAATTGATGTTTGAAGATAAAAAAGTAGAGATTCCAGCTTATCCAACAGAACAGATTATTGCAGAAAAGCTGAGTGCTACATTTAGCTTTGGGACAGACAATTCGAGATTGAAAGATTACTACGACCTATTTGCCATCCCAAAACTAGAAAATATTGATATGAAAGAGCTATATAAAAGTGTCCGAAATACATTTACAAAACGTGGAGACAACAAACCGTTATCTTTTTATTATGAAAGGGAAATCGAAAAAATAAAAGGGAGCGATTATTTGGAAAAACTATGGGACAAATATCGCTCAGTTAATTCTTTTGCGAATTCTATTTCATTTGCAGATACAGTTAACGGAGTTGCTTATCTAATGCAAAATGTAATCAAAATTGAAAATCAAGAAAGAAAACAATAGTTTACAAGAATTGAACAAATCAAGATGACATACGATATTAATTGTGTGATTTAGCGTAAATCAGCGGAACTAATGAGCTTGGTACAGAGGTTTTTGGCCTTGAAAAACAAAGTAAAATAGACTGAAAATCAAATAAAAAAAGCTGAGACTTGGTTCTCAGCTTTTTTTCATTTCTTCCCTTGAAATATTAAAATAAATATTCTTAATTCGTGGTTATTATTCATTATTAAAGCATAAAAGTGAAATAAAATAAATAAATATACAAAAAATGGTTTATTTTTGAAATTTTCATGCTATAATGACAGAACAAAATGAATAAGGGGCGAGACAATGAAAAAGATTTCAGGAATTATTTTATTTTTAGTTACAACATTCGCATTAGGAGCGTGTGGTAATGGGGATGCAGCAGAATCAAACGATCAATTGGCAGAAATCAAGGAAAGTGGTGTATTGAAAGTAGCAACATCTGCTGATTATGCGCCGTTTGAATTTCATACGATCGTCGATGGGAAAGATCAAATCGTCGGATCAGACATTGATTTAGCAAATGCCATTGCAGATGAACTTGGTGTGAAACTGGAGCTTTCAGATATGAGTTTCAATACAGTGCTAGCCTCTTTAAAAGAAGGAAAAGTCGATGTAGCGATTTCAGCAATTTCAGCGACCGCAGAACGGAAAGAACAATTTGATTTCACCGATAATTACTATAATCCGCCACAAGTTCTCGTGATCAATAAAAAAGATGAAGACACGTTAACAAGCATTGATCGCTTGGCAGGTAAAAGCTTAGGGGCGCAAAAAGGCTCGATCCAAGAAGCGGTGATCAACGAACAAATCAAAGAAGCTAAAGTAGTCACGATCGATAAAGTACCAAATATGGTGATCGAGATCAATCAAGGTTCGCTGGATGGCATGGTCGTTGAACAAACGATTGCCGAAGCATATATCGCTCAAAATCCCAACTTGATGATTGCAGATATTCCTTTGGAACAATCAGATGATGAAGCTTTTGCTATTGCCTTGCCAAAAGGAAGTACAGAATTACAAGAAGAGTTGAATAAAATTATCAAAAAACTAAGTGATGAGGGAAAAATCGATGAATTCATCAAAAAAAATCATGAACTAGCTGAACAAACAGCGACAGAATAGAGGGACGCAGTGTGAATTTTTCGTTTTTAGATAAGTACTTACCGTATTTTTTATCCGGCGCGGTCGTTACGATCGTCATTTCGATCTTGACAGTCATCTTTGGTACAATGATTGGCCTAGCCATGGCACTGATGAAGCGCTCAAAGATCAAGCCTTTGAATTGGTTAGCTAATAGTTATATCGAATTACTAAGAGGCACACCGATGTTATTGCAGATCATGATCGGATTCATCTTATTGCAACGTTTCTTTCCAGCGGTGGATTGGTCCGTGGGGATTTTAACGATCGACTTAGGGCGTTTGATACCAGGAATCATCGTATTATCACTGAACTCTGGGGCGTATGTTGCTGAAATCATCCGTGGAGGAATTGCGGCTGTTGATATGGGACAAACAGAAGCTTCGTATTCACTAGGCTTACGTCCTGTACAGGCGATGCGTTATGTCATTTTCCCACAAGCGTTGAGAAATATTTTGCCACCATTAGGAAATGAGTTTGTCACGTTGATCAAAGATTCTTCTTTACTGACAGTGATCGGTATCAATGAATTGATGGGATCTGCTCAAATCGTTATCTCAAACTCCTATATCCCATTGGAACCTTATTTTATTGCCGCAGGGTTATACTTCGTTATGACCTTTGTAACATCGCGGTTGTTGAGTAGTTGGGAGAAAAAACTCGGAAAAGGGTATCAACGTTAGGAGAGAATGTCGTATGGAAAAATCAATAGTATCGATCAAACAGCTAAGTAAATCATTTGCAGAAACAGAAGTATTGAAAGGAATTACTACGACCATTTCCGCCGGGGAGGTCGTGGTGATCATCGGTCCTTCAGGTTCAGGAAAAAGTACGTTTCTCCGTTGTTTGAATCTACTCGAATCCCCTACAGCTGGTACGGTGGAGTTTGAGGGAACGGATATCACACACAAGCAACACGATATTTTTAAAACAAGAGAAAAAATGGGCATGGTTTTTCAACAGTTCAATCTATTTCCCAATATGACAGTATTAGAAAATATCACCTTATCACCAATCAAAGTGAAAAAAATGCCTAAGAAAGAAGCCGAGGCGATCGCTTTGGAATTATTGGCAAAAGTTGGCTTGTCAGATAAAGCCACCGCCTATCCTTACTCTTTATCAGGTGGACAGCAGCAACGGATAGCGATTGCCCGAGCGTTGGCAATGCAACCAGACGTCATGTTGTTCGATGAGCCCACTTCGGCACTTGATCCAGAAATGGTGGGTGAAGTACTCTCGGTTATGTTGCAATTGGCACAAGAAGGGATGACGATGGTCATTGTCACTCATGAAATCGGCTTTGCGAAAGAAGTGGGTGATCGAATCATCTTTATGGATCAAGGACAGATCGTGGAAGAGGGGACACCTAGTGAAGTGCTGGAGCGGACGAGCCAGCCTCGGACCATCGATTTTTTGGCCAAAGTACTGTAGTAAAAATTAAGATATAAGGAATGGCGCTCTTTTTCCAACATTACCTATGGATAGTGATTTCAGTTCTTTAGGTTTTTCTAAAATTGTATGAATGATGTTCCAAAAGTAACTCTTTCAGTAATAAGCAACCAACTCCAGAAATAGAAGAATCTATTTTATGAGCTGGTTGCTTATTTTTTGGAGTTGGTTTCTTCTGTTATTCCCTCCATTAAAAGGTTTAATGTATAGAGGTAGTTTTTTTTTAGATTTTACAGTATAATATGGGGTTGAGGAGTACATATCGTGCTCCTTCATTTTTTGCAGATGAGGAGACAACATGTTTTCAAATTATAAACCTACATGGATGGTAGAAGCCGTCTATAAAATTACCCCTGCACAACTGAAAAAACTAGGGATCAAAGCCGTCTTGACGGACCTTGATAATACACTGATTGCTTGGAATAATCCAGATGGAACGGAAGAATTGTTCACTTGGATTTTAGAAATGAGAAATGCGGGCATACCAGTAGTCGTTGTTTCTAACAACAACTCAGAACGCGTAGCTCGTGCAGTTAAAAAATTTGAGCTACTTTATGTTGCAAGAGCGTTGAAGCCTTTGCCAGTGGGAATCAATAAAGCAAAAAAAATGTTGGATCTGGCAGATGAAGAGATCATCATGATCGGTGATCAGATCATGACCGATATTCGTGGCGCGAATAGTGCCGGTATCCGTAGTGTCTTAGTTAAACCAATCATTGAAACTGATAGTTGGAAGACGAAATTCAATCGGTTCTGGGAACGTAAGATCATGAGTTATTTAGTAAAGAAACATCCAGATATGGATTGGCGAGGTGGCATTGAATGAACGAAGAATTGCAATGTATCGGTTGTGGCGTGATGATCCAAACAGAATATCCTGATGAATTAGGCTATACACCAAAAGCAGCACTCGAAAAAGGGTTAGCAACAGGGGATGTTTATTGTCAACGTTGTTTCCGTTTGAGACATTATAATGAGATCCAAGATGTATCATTGACAGATGATGATTTCTTGCGATTACTAAATGAATTAGGACAAAAAGACGCATTGATCGTCAATGTGGTTGATATCTTTGATTTCAACGGCTCACTGATTCCTGGTTTACATCGTTTTGTCGGCAATAATCCTGTTCTTTTGGTAGGAAATAAAGTCGATATTTTACCTAAATCATTGAAAAAATCAAAAATGATCCAATGGATGAATGAGCGTGCCCATGAAGCAGGGCTAAGACCTGTTGAGGTGTTGTTGACAAGCGCAAAAAAAGCACCTGAAATGACAACACTTCTAGAGAAAATCGAAAAATATCGTGAGGGTCGAGATGTATATATCGTTGGTGTGACGAATGTCGGAAAATCGACATTGATCAATCAGATCATCAAAAATACGGCAGGTGTCCAAGAAGTGATCACGACTTCGCAGTTCCCAGGAACAACGTTAGACAAAATCGAGATCCCATTGGATGATGGCCAATTTTTGATCGATACACCAGGAATTATCCATCGTCATCAAATGGCCCACTATTTAGGCAAAAAAGACTTACGTATCATCGCACCGACAAAGGAAATCAAGCCTAAGGTGTATCAGCTGAATGAAGGTCAAACGCTTTTCCTTGGAGGATTAGCTCGATTCGACTTTATCAGTGGCAAACGAGGTTCATTTATTGCTTATGTATCAAATGATGTCAATTTACATCGGACAAAATTAGAAAAAGCCGATGCTTTTTATGAAAAACATGTAGGCGGCTTATTGCAACCACCACGTCCGAATGAAGTCAGTGAATTCCCTGAACTTGTTCGCTTTGAGTTTTCTGTAAAAGAAAAGACAGATATCGTCTTTGCAGGACTAGGCTGGATCACGGTAACGGAACCAGCAGTCATCGCAGGCTGGGCGCCAAAAGGGGTACATGTGTTAAGAAGAAAAGCACTGATTTAAGAAAGAAGGAAAAACATGAGTTTAAGAGGAAAGCAAAAACGATTTTTACGTAGTCAGGCACACCATCTACAACCGATTTTCCAAATCGGTAAAGGTGGGATCAATGAAGCGATGATCGTCCAAATCGAAGAAGCACTTGAAAAAAGAGAATTGATCAAAGTATCATTGTTGCAAAATACAGATGAAATCGCGGAAGATGTGGCACAAGTATTAGAACAAGCCATCGCATGTGAAGTGGTTCAGATCATCGGACGCGTGCTTGTTTTATACAAAGCATCATCTAAAGAGAAATACCAACGGATATCTAAAGAAGTACATGCAATCTAAGGAGTGACGAAGATGAAATCGCAAGCGAAATCCTTTGTTCGACCTCAAGTATTTCCAAAAGAAATGCCCCATCTTTATGAGAAAAGAAAACAGGTGGGGATCTTGGGCGGAACTTTCA from Enterococcus mundtii includes the following:
- a CDS encoding nucleotidyl transferase AbiEii/AbiGii toxin family protein; the encoded protein is MTPTQFTAKTRNLAKSIGLNAQLVQRHFMMDRLVEQISESKYKNDFILKGGFLLGSKYGIDRRTTIDIDTTFRNSKLTKEKLENIFKELTSKPTKEGIVFSVQEIKETREIDFYPGFQIKLIAHLEKIRVPFKLDVTTGDSIYPEVDIHHHQLMFEDKKVEIPAYPTEQIIAEKLSATFSFGTDNSRLKDYYDLFAIPKLENIDMKELYKSVRNTFTKRGDNKPLSFYYEREIEKIKGSDYLEKLWDKYRSVNSFANSISFADTVNGVAYLMQNVIKIENQERKQ
- a CDS encoding transporter substrate-binding domain-containing protein gives rise to the protein MKKISGIILFLVTTFALGACGNGDAAESNDQLAEIKESGVLKVATSADYAPFEFHTIVDGKDQIVGSDIDLANAIADELGVKLELSDMSFNTVLASLKEGKVDVAISAISATAERKEQFDFTDNYYNPPQVLVINKKDEDTLTSIDRLAGKSLGAQKGSIQEAVINEQIKEAKVVTIDKVPNMVIEINQGSLDGMVVEQTIAEAYIAQNPNLMIADIPLEQSDDEAFAIALPKGSTELQEELNKIIKKLSDEGKIDEFIKKNHELAEQTATE
- a CDS encoding amino acid ABC transporter permease codes for the protein MNFSFLDKYLPYFLSGAVVTIVISILTVIFGTMIGLAMALMKRSKIKPLNWLANSYIELLRGTPMLLQIMIGFILLQRFFPAVDWSVGILTIDLGRLIPGIIVLSLNSGAYVAEIIRGGIAAVDMGQTEASYSLGLRPVQAMRYVIFPQALRNILPPLGNEFVTLIKDSSLLTVIGINELMGSAQIVISNSYIPLEPYFIAAGLYFVMTFVTSRLLSSWEKKLGKGYQR
- a CDS encoding amino acid ABC transporter ATP-binding protein, which translates into the protein MEKSIVSIKQLSKSFAETEVLKGITTTISAGEVVVIIGPSGSGKSTFLRCLNLLESPTAGTVEFEGTDITHKQHDIFKTREKMGMVFQQFNLFPNMTVLENITLSPIKVKKMPKKEAEAIALELLAKVGLSDKATAYPYSLSGGQQQRIAIARALAMQPDVMLFDEPTSALDPEMVGEVLSVMLQLAQEGMTMVIVTHEIGFAKEVGDRIIFMDQGQIVEEGTPSEVLERTSQPRTIDFLAKVL
- a CDS encoding YqeG family HAD IIIA-type phosphatase, with the protein product MFSNYKPTWMVEAVYKITPAQLKKLGIKAVLTDLDNTLIAWNNPDGTEELFTWILEMRNAGIPVVVVSNNNSERVARAVKKFELLYVARALKPLPVGINKAKKMLDLADEEIIMIGDQIMTDIRGANSAGIRSVLVKPIIETDSWKTKFNRFWERKIMSYLVKKHPDMDWRGGIE
- the yqeH gene encoding ribosome biogenesis GTPase YqeH, which codes for MNEELQCIGCGVMIQTEYPDELGYTPKAALEKGLATGDVYCQRCFRLRHYNEIQDVSLTDDDFLRLLNELGQKDALIVNVVDIFDFNGSLIPGLHRFVGNNPVLLVGNKVDILPKSLKKSKMIQWMNERAHEAGLRPVEVLLTSAKKAPEMTTLLEKIEKYREGRDVYIVGVTNVGKSTLINQIIKNTAGVQEVITTSQFPGTTLDKIEIPLDDGQFLIDTPGIIHRHQMAHYLGKKDLRIIAPTKEIKPKVYQLNEGQTLFLGGLARFDFISGKRGSFIAYVSNDVNLHRTKLEKADAFYEKHVGGLLQPPRPNEVSEFPELVRFEFSVKEKTDIVFAGLGWITVTEPAVIAGWAPKGVHVLRRKALI
- the yhbY gene encoding ribosome assembly RNA-binding protein YhbY codes for the protein MSLRGKQKRFLRSQAHHLQPIFQIGKGGINEAMIVQIEEALEKRELIKVSLLQNTDEIAEDVAQVLEQAIACEVVQIIGRVLVLYKASSKEKYQRISKEVHAI